A stretch of Tigriopus californicus strain San Diego chromosome 11, Tcal_SD_v2.1, whole genome shotgun sequence DNA encodes these proteins:
- the LOC131890022 gene encoding uncharacterized protein LOC131890022 (The sequence of the model RefSeq protein was modified relative to this genomic sequence to represent the inferred CDS: added 59 bases not found in genome assembly), with the protein MFMLAHGHWPIKATHGHGLSYQLSFGISPKHTLHLHHLLLLLSNPSIMVSCVLLVCVAALGVAQARPDNPYAPPPQPSYHVPERNCSVEYEKSEAEICVPTLETGCEPKEVTLKAPIEKEQCFTITTTECNAEITEEEIKICVYVYEKEEKQATAKVADVKYTKRCDSNYINVCKPKPSYGYNKETEEVCKEVPQETCYNKPQTDSKEKELTVTIPKAVEKCETKKIKIPNVTCEDKKEERCFKLVALEETTQEIEKCTVSLAEPKCNQVSLQLPSQTCVEELKEYTGYH; encoded by the exons ATGTTTATGCTGGCCCATGGACATTGGCCTATAAAAGCAACGCACGGTCATGGATTGAGCTATCAGTTGTCCTTTGGAATTTCTCCCAAACACACcctccacctccaccatctcctcctcctcctctcaaACCCAAGCATCATGGTCTCGTGT GTCCTCCTAGTTTGTGTGGCCGCCTTAGGCGTGGCCCAAGCTCGTCCCGACAACCCTTACGCTCCTCCACCTCAGCCTTCATATCATGTTCCCGAGCGAAATTGCTCCGTGGAGTATGAAAAGTCCGAGGCTGAGATATGTGTACCCACTCTAGAAACTGGCTGTGAGCCCAAGGAGGTCACCCTGAAGGCCCCCATTGAAAAGGAGCAATGCTTTACCATCACAACCACGGAGTGCAATGCCGAGATCACCGAGGAAGAGATCAAGATCTGCGTTTACGTCtatgagaaggaggagaagcaaGCCACGGCCAAAGTGGCTGATGTCAAGTACACCAAGCGATGCGATTCCAACTACATCAACGTGTGCAAGCCCAAGCCTTCATATGGCTACAACAAGGAGACGGAGGAGGTTTGCAAGGAGGTTCCCCAAGAGACCTGCTACAACAAACCCCAG ACTGACAGCAAGGAGAAGGAGTTGACTGTGACCATTCCCAAGGCCGTTGAGAAGTGCGAAaccaaaaagatcaagattcCCAATGTGACCTGTGAGGACAAGAAGGAGGAGCGATGCTTCAAGTTGGTCGCCTTGGAGGAAACCACCCAAGAGATTGAGAAATGTACTGTGTCTTTGGCCGAACCCAAATGCAACCAGGTGTCTC
- the LOC131890026 gene encoding serine protease HTRA2, mitochondrial-like, translating to MSSTGSSRHFTSLWWHHPPTRYRSASVSALFERPGPPPPPLTGLGPQFGRLTAPSSTHAAWSLRSRSHWHLPHGLAGSEPPHARADSNSDWRSWSSRLGFWLSSLALSLASALFLAQCPRALRAAEAMDPSSPGLNVPPPPRKNSRRQSYNFIADVVQDVASALVYIEIKDLGVRDYFTGQPMTSSNGSGFIVQSDGLILTNAHVVINKPRASVQVRLQDGRTFTGVVENVDVQSDLATVRIPCQNLPVMPLGTSANVRPGEFVIAMGSPLSLSNTITTGVVSARSRARAELGLRDREVPEYIQTDAAITFGNSGGPLVNLDGEAIGINSMKVTPGISFAIPIDYAKEFLRKAADRTSRSPPVGERRYAGITFVTITTQILDDLRLRMELPMQVQHGIAVFRIVRGSPAHRAGLMAGDVVTHINGKPILTAKDFYRFMEGDDDLEMSVYRKTKKLKFLVQPEVL from the exons ATGTCTTCCACGGGTTCCAGTCGTCATTTTACCAGCCTTTGGTGgcaccacccacccactcgaTATCGCAGTGCCAGTGTGAGCGCCCTCTTCGAACGCCCTGGTCCACCCCCTCCTCCACTCACCGGGCTCGGCCCTCAGTTCGGTCGGCTCACCGCGCCCTCGTCCACCCACGCCGCTTGGTCCCTGCGATCGCGATCGCATTGGCACCTACCGCATGGCCTGGCGGGGTCCGAACCGCCCCATGCCAGGGCGGACTCCAACTCGGACTGGCGGTCCTGGTCTTCCCGCCTCGGATTCTGGTTGAGTTCGTTGGCCTTGAGCTTGGCCTCGGCTCTGTTCCTAGCCCAATGTCCGCGGGCCTTGCGGGCGGCTGAGGCCATGGATCCCTCATCACCGGGATTGAACGTTCCCCCGCCCCCCCGCAAAAACTCCCGTCGCCAGTCGTACAATTTCATCGCCGATGTGGTACAAGACGTGGCCTCGGCTTTGGTGTATATCGAGATCAAGGATCTGGGCGTGCGGGACTACTTCACGGGTCAGCCCATGACCTCGTCCAATGGGTCGGGCTTCATCGTCCAATCCGATGGGCTGATCCTAACCAATGCCCACGTGGTCATCAATAAACCTCGTGCTTCCGTCCAA GTCAGATTGCAAGATGGCCGGACCTTCACCGGCGTGGTGGAGAATGTGGATGTCCAATCGGATTTAGCCACAGTGCGCATTCCCTGCCAGAACCTGCCCGTCATGCCCCTGGGCACGTCGGCTAACGTCCGTCCGGGCGAGTTTGTCATTGCCATGGGCAGTCCGTTATCCTTGTCCAATACGATCACCACCGGGGTGGTCAGTGCTCGCTCTCGGGCCCGCGCGGAATTGGGCCTCCGAGATCGGGAGGTGCCCGAATACATTCAGACCGATGCGGCCATTACCTTTGGCAACTCGGGCGGACCGTTGGTCAACTTGGACGGCGAGGCCATTGGGATTAACTCGATGAAGGTCACTCCGG GTATCTCATTCGCCATTCCCATTGACTACGCCAAAGAGTTCTTGCGAAAGGCGGCCGACCGCACGAGCCGCTCCCCACCGGTGGGTGAACGCCGCTACGCCGGGATCACGTTTGTGACCATCACCACGCAGATCTTGGACGATCTTCGGCTGCGCATGGAGTTACCCATGCAAGTCCAGCATGGTATCGCTGTCTTCCGAATTGTTCGGGGATCGCCGGCTCATCGCGCCGGACTCATGGCGG GTGATGTTGTAACGCACATCAATGGCAAACCCATTTTAACGGCCAAGGATTTCTACCGATTTATGGAGGGCGATGACGACCTCGAAATGAGCGTTTATCGAAAGACCAAGAAGCTCAAGTTCCTCGTTCAACCCGAAGTCTTATGA
- the LOC131890030 gene encoding cyclic pyranopterin monophosphate synthase-like produces MMTMLGKYLMMEFAKAYSLRIMARSFNSNLYKPVYPRHDLMPKQYWEMDHDFKLTKGDYGTQSLDTHQPFSIGFNSFTLAEETLIGAKESRLVEQCHADSNLSHIDAEGKAKMVDVSAKPPSQREAVAKAKIVVGAQAFQLVEAQEMKKGDVLTVSQLAGIMGAKRTGDLIPLCHPVALSSVNVKLQLQREDFSVEITCVAKCQGQTGVEMEALTGATIAALTVYDMCKAVSKQMVIQEVYLAKKTGGKSDIAFEP; encoded by the coding sequence ATGATGACGATGTTGGGCAAATATTTAATGATGGAATTCGCCAAGGCCTATTCATTGCGAATCATGGCCAGATCATTCAATAGCAACCTCTACAAACCAGTCTACCCAAGGCATGACCTCATGCCCAAGCAGTATTGGGAAATGGACCACGATTTCAAACTAACCAAAGGCGACTATGGCACACAATCATTGGACACGCACCAACCTTTTAGCATCGGTTTTAATAGCTTCACACTAGCTGAAGAGACTTTAATCGGAGCCAAAGAAAGTAGGCTAGTGGAACAGTGCCACGCTGATTCCAATTTGTCCCACATTGACGCCGAGGGCAAGGCCAAAATGGTGGACGTCAGTGCCAAACCGCCCTCTCAACGAGAGGCCGTGGCCAAAGCCAAGATCGTTGTGGGTGCCCAAGCCTTTCAATTGGTCGAAGCTCAAGAGATGAAGAAAGGAGACGTGCTGACGGTCAGCCAGCTGGCCGGGATCATGGGCGCCAAAAGAACTGGTGACCTCATCCCACTCTGCCACCCAGTGGCATTGAGTTCTGTCAATGTGAAACTACAACTGCAACGCGAGGACTTCTCCGTAGAGATTACGTGTGTTGCCAAATGTCAGGGCCAAACAGGGGTGGAAATGGAGGCGCTGACCGGCGCAACAATAGCCGCTCTGACTGTGTACGATATGTGCAAGGCCGTTAGTAAACAGATGGTGATCCAAGAGGTGtatttggccaagaaaacaGGTGGCAAGAGTGATATCGCATTTGAGCCTTAA